A genomic segment from Bacteroidota bacterium encodes:
- a CDS encoding serine hydrolase produces the protein MTKRVLQIAASLLLLHAHTGLALQQQHPRTLYKADSLVRAAVHVDHLPGAVLLVAQDGGIVFHKAYGHAKRYAFGGTQLAAPEMMTITHQFDVASLTKVFATTFGIMMLVDAGEITLDDPVHRHLALFTGPDKDSVTVRHLLTHTSGLHPWKPLYYHASSAEETYAYISKLALAAPVGQTRRYSDLGFMLLGYLIEEISGQSLDDFLQNRLYKRLGLQHTSFTPAEGPFVATSHGNPFEKRMVADDDFGYVCDEIPESFTDWRTYVLQGEVNDGNAFHANEGGAGHAGLFSTAAELNTLLSLLLNKGEHEEQQLISRDVIEAFLTPTETGHGLGWAMAAPTLPVDAPPPGTFGHTGFTGTFAVAVPAAGLSIILLTNRQQTNVGPDGRYMSLTSLRKSVVSAVLEMDNLH, from the coding sequence ATGACGAAGCGTGTACTCCAAATCGCAGCAAGTCTTCTGCTACTGCATGCGCATACCGGCCTTGCGTTGCAGCAACAGCATCCTCGGACACTGTACAAAGCCGACTCGCTGGTTAGGGCTGCCGTGCACGTCGACCATCTCCCCGGAGCCGTATTGCTTGTGGCGCAAGATGGCGGCATTGTATTCCACAAGGCATACGGCCATGCCAAGCGCTATGCCTTCGGCGGGACGCAGCTTGCTGCGCCCGAAATGATGACCATCACCCACCAATTCGACGTGGCCTCCCTCACGAAGGTATTCGCCACAACATTCGGCATCATGATGCTTGTTGACGCCGGCGAGATTACATTAGACGATCCGGTACACAGGCACCTTGCCCTGTTCACTGGTCCAGACAAAGACAGCGTGACCGTTCGTCATTTACTGACGCACACCTCGGGCCTTCACCCCTGGAAACCGCTGTATTATCACGCATCATCAGCTGAAGAAACCTACGCCTACATCAGCAAGCTAGCGCTTGCCGCACCTGTTGGCCAAACGCGGCGGTACAGCGACCTCGGGTTCATGCTCCTAGGCTATCTGATCGAAGAAATTTCGGGGCAATCCCTGGATGACTTCCTTCAAAACAGGTTATATAAACGGCTGGGCCTGCAGCACACGAGTTTTACGCCTGCGGAAGGGCCTTTTGTAGCAACCTCCCACGGCAATCCTTTTGAAAAACGCATGGTGGCTGATGATGACTTTGGCTATGTATGCGACGAAATCCCGGAGTCCTTTACAGATTGGCGCACTTATGTATTACAGGGCGAAGTGAATGACGGAAATGCGTTTCATGCAAACGAAGGTGGAGCCGGCCACGCCGGACTGTTCTCCACAGCCGCAGAACTCAACACGCTCCTAAGCTTACTGCTGAACAAGGGTGAGCATGAAGAGCAGCAGCTAATCAGCCGTGATGTAATTGAAGCCTTTCTCACACCCACAGAAACGGGCCATGGCCTGGGTTGGGCAATGGCTGCCCCTACACTCCCGGTAGACGCGCCTCCTCCCGGCACCTTCGGTCACACCGGGTTTACGGGCACCTTTGCTGTGGCGGTACCGGCTGCGGGCTTAAGCATCATACTCTTGACTAACCGACAGCAAACCAACGTAGGTCCGGATGGCAGGTATATGTCGCTAACCAGCTTGCGCAAATCCGTTGTCAGCGCAGTGCTTGAAATGGACAACTTGCACTAA
- a CDS encoding response regulator, which translates to FDRITEFTCKLLRAKYAFITLVDSDRHFFLSMYAHDGPVDGEREASPMYSFCQNVVVTNKRHAINNVNDGGLVCKAEVQNKFGIVAYLGTPLRTPNNERIGSLCVIENQPRTWTAEDKRLIKEAGELVVKEIALRYHANEHVRAEKDISTHIAALKEANSALALKNDELRKANAVKDNFLASMSHEIRTPMNGVIGFTSLLLDTALNPLQREYTETIRSSGEALLDIINDILDYSAIGAGKVQLNRLPFSIHTCLSEALDVISLKASSKGLEIGYVVDQNVPELLVGDARRIGQILVNLLGNAVKFTEHGEIGVHAFVDQTIKLKAGRIALHVIVSDTGIGIAQDQFEKIFELFFQVDSSNTRRFGGTGLGLSIGQSLCTSMGGVMWVESEEGKGSSFHFTLELEVAQEKDNSFKPPYQIRNKHLLVAAVSGVCKKQIQTLSEPLNNKLRFVSSNSELPGLLVGQNHVYDAVLIDLDVSDVPRSELLEMAVDLSKHTRIIFLQRLGFLLDRPLPFTPTMLNKPIKRQLFYSVLEQSFRLAQPKQHGEATNGLRLNEPGRLQILVAEDNRINSQLIMRYIQLLGHTGDYVTNGEEAIDALGKNKYDLILMDVSMPQMDGVEATERIRALEEESSGTYVIGITASIKKSTRERCMEAGMDDFISKPISLEDLREALNKIPKRD; encoded by the coding sequence CGACGGCGGCCTTGTTTGTAAAGCTGAAGTACAAAACAAATTTGGCATTGTGGCTTACCTCGGGACACCCTTGAGAACGCCCAACAATGAGCGAATCGGATCGCTGTGTGTGATTGAAAACCAGCCGCGAACCTGGACTGCAGAAGATAAACGGCTAATAAAAGAAGCGGGGGAATTGGTTGTTAAAGAAATTGCGCTCCGATATCACGCAAACGAACATGTCCGCGCTGAAAAAGATATTTCAACGCATATTGCTGCGCTGAAAGAAGCAAACAGTGCGCTGGCGCTGAAAAATGATGAGCTGCGTAAAGCCAATGCTGTAAAAGACAACTTTCTGGCTTCTATGAGTCACGAGATTCGTACCCCCATGAACGGCGTAATAGGGTTTACGAGTTTGCTATTGGATACAGCGCTGAACCCATTGCAACGCGAATACACCGAAACGATTCGTTCAAGCGGTGAAGCATTACTGGACATTATCAATGACATCCTTGATTACTCCGCCATTGGCGCCGGCAAAGTCCAATTAAACCGGCTCCCATTTTCAATTCATACCTGCCTTTCAGAAGCGCTGGATGTCATTTCTTTAAAAGCTTCGAGCAAGGGACTGGAGATCGGCTATGTTGTTGACCAAAACGTGCCTGAGTTGCTGGTAGGTGATGCCCGCAGAATTGGACAAATTCTGGTTAACCTGTTGGGTAATGCCGTCAAGTTTACAGAACATGGTGAGATAGGGGTCCATGCTTTTGTCGACCAGACGATAAAGCTGAAAGCCGGCAGGATCGCGTTGCATGTTATCGTGAGCGATACAGGCATTGGCATAGCCCAGGACCAGTTTGAAAAGATATTTGAGTTGTTCTTTCAAGTGGATTCGTCAAACACAAGACGCTTCGGAGGCACCGGGTTAGGGTTAAGCATTGGTCAGAGTTTATGCACATCAATGGGCGGCGTGATGTGGGTGGAGAGTGAAGAGGGAAAAGGTTCTTCTTTCCATTTTACGCTTGAGCTGGAAGTTGCGCAAGAAAAAGACAACAGCTTTAAACCACCCTATCAAATTAGAAACAAACATCTTTTGGTTGCGGCTGTCTCTGGTGTATGTAAAAAGCAAATTCAAACCCTGAGCGAGCCACTAAACAATAAACTCCGCTTTGTTTCATCCAATAGTGAGCTACCTGGCCTATTGGTCGGCCAGAACCATGTCTATGATGCAGTGCTCATTGATTTGGACGTGTCTGATGTGCCCCGGAGTGAGCTATTGGAAATGGCTGTTGATTTGAGCAAACATACGCGCATTATCTTTTTACAGCGTTTGGGATTCTTGCTTGACAGGCCGCTGCCTTTCACGCCGACAATGCTGAACAAGCCTATCAAGCGGCAGCTGTTTTACAGCGTGTTGGAGCAAAGTTTTCGGCTTGCGCAGCCTAAACAGCATGGTGAGGCAACCAACGGTTTACGTTTAAATGAACCAGGACGATTGCAAATACTGGTTGCAGAAGATAATCGTATTAATAGCCAGTTGATTATGCGTTATATACAATTGCTCGGGCACACAGGAGATTATGTGACCAATGGAGAGGAGGCAATCGATGCATTGGGCAAAAACAAGTACGATCTCATCTTAATGGATGTCAGTATGCCTCAGATGGATGGTGTTGAAGCTACGGAAAGAATCCGTGCCCTGGAGGAAGAGTCCAGTGGGACCTATGTAATCGGCATTACAGCAAGTATCAAAAAAAGTACGCGTGAAAGATGCATGGAAGCCGGCATGGATGATTTTATCAGTAAGCCCATATCGCTGGAAGATTTGCGGGAAGCGCTAAATAAGATACCGAAGCGCGATTAA